TGTATGCTCTGGTTTATCTTCTGATTTTCACCATTCATCTTGTTATCGAATGTACGTTACGATGCTAGTAATTGAACTCTCGACGAAAATGGTTGCCTTCGAATGAGGAGCCCTCGCGTGTTTCTGTTGCTATGGCGTTGATAAGCGGATAGTGTTGCTATTTGCTTCCTGAATGAGTTCTCCGTGTATTTTCGGAATGAATCTAATCCTGTCAATTGCCAGTGCAACTTGCCAAAAAGGATAAATacatcttttttgtttctttatctCAACAATTTTTAGTTCTGATCAACTTTGTCTGTTATTATACAATGCTCTCGACACGTTACGCTTACGGGTACTTATTGTTTGTCTATCTGAAGAAGAATGAAACACAGCTAGAAGAAGATGGTATTAGGAGTAAATTTAAAATGTCCTTAATTTGTATTATTTATTCAAGTGGTTTGTTCGTTCAACATTCGCATACTTTGTTTTCGAATAGCCACAATAACGTTTTTATCGTAACTGTTAAGCAGCGATTGTTGTTACcttcttcgttttcattcTGCCATCATCTCAGCAGCGCTGTGACATGGTTGTTGTTAGCTTAAGCTGGGCAAAGCGTTCTGCAGCAATCGACATTGTCGCGGTAGCGATTTCATCAGGGCTAGGTTTCGTTGGTTTGTCCAACTACTATCCCACGCCCTTCCATGAGGTGAGACGCTCCCATGATCGTTGCATCTTTGTTTATTTGATGACTCCACTACCAAATGCGATACACTAGCGTTTGTAGTGGCATTAGCAtccattttactttttcttcctcATTAAAACTAATTCATAATTTAGAGGAAATTTCGTGTGTTTCTTCTCATCTCTCTGTTATTAACTCTATGATATATATTGTTATATATGCATTTCGTTAagtttatatttatatttatgtatatgcggtttgatttgtttcttgttCTGGGGagcttgtttgtgtttttctttgatCGCTTGTGTTCGTTTTAGATGTGTAAATTTATTCTATAATGTGACTGCACTCATCAAATATTCATCTCATTTTTCTTTGCATCTCCTGCCCTGCCCAACTTCATGACCTTTGCGTGTTCAATCCACCATGAATaatacatttcattttccattgctTATGATGCTTATGTTTTTACATAATAATACTTGCAAGTAACCAAACTCAAACCCATAGTAAAAATGCTCGAACAGGAACTTCACATCCTGCACGGTTGATCAAACTAATTCAATGCCAGGTTATCCCTACTCTCACGCAAACTTTTCTGATAATCCTTTTCTACTGGCAATTAAATAGACACAGCTAGCATCCAACGATGTAATTCATCACCCACTGCAATCTTTGGCTTACGGTTGCAATAGGAATGTTTGATAAACTTTGGAATACAACATAAATTCAAATCTGGCAATACATTTGCCGCTAATGGATGTTTTAAAGCACTAAAACAATATCTACAATAAGTAACATTACATTTTAAATAGCAacatttataaataaaaaacaaccaaGAAACATTTATATAGATAGCGAAATGCCCCCAATGACACAATGCAGCTATGTAATCTGTGATGTTTGATCTATCGAATCAGCAAATCGTAGGTCTTGagttaagcaaagaatttacTTAAATCAAATTCCATCGCTCTTGTACCTTGCGGTGTTTGCCTTGTAATGATCTACTCCAAGCGTTGTATCATTCAAAGAGGAAGACTTCTCCTGCTAAGAAGAAGCATGACTTTGGTGTTCGAGCACACATTCTCTTTCATGTAGCTTTTAAGTTGTGAGAAGGAATGATGCTACTAATTGTTCGTAATAGATTTCTTACGTTTTTACTAAGCTATGCCATTCTTGAAGTGGTTTATCGGTTGTCAAATTTGGGAAGATAATATCGCATCGAACAGGATCACAAACAAGGAGAACAAAAAATGCGGATCCTCGCCGAGCGATCTTCGAACGGGAGCGTATCGCGTAACAGCAAACACTGCTTATTCCTTATTGAGCGATCCCAGATCGCTAAGGAAGGTCTCGGGCGTGAGGATGTGGGACGAACCAATGTACACTTCCCAATTCTTCACTGCAGCTGTTACTTCATAGGCGCAACGGATTTCCGAATAGCTGCATCCGCCAACGACGAACACAATCAATCTTGGTACATTTTTCACGGCCGTCTGCGACTTATCCTTGTGCCAGTGACCGTAACGGGCACTTCTGCAATTCCGGAAAGtatttgtttggaaaaaaaaatgttagtattacaaacacaaaattaatCCGCTTGTTCATTTACCCCGTCGGTGCATGGAATCCAGCCATCTTTCTGCCTCCGAGGAAGGGGAAATGACGTTCATCTAGCTTATTGTCGATTGAATCCTCCATGATGTCCTTGATGACTGGCGTCCATCGTGACATTTGGTACGTGTGCTCATTAATACGTTCCTTTCTCGGTACAGTATATGGTTTCTTGCGATTACCCTACGAATGATAATTTAATGTTACAAACGCTCCATAGATTCTACGGGGGATATGGGAGTCCATTAAACTATGCTTACGTCAGCAATAACATTGATGCCCAAGTGCGTCAAATTGTTGATCATTTCACGTTCCTTTTGATCAATCTGAGCGTGTGTAACAAGCTTTGTCAAATTTTCCTCCGAGATACCATTCTTAATCATCACGTACAACGCAATGATTCGCACCTTATCGTAGTTAGACACGTTTTGATCCAAGAGAATCGGGACGATGTTACGCATATGGTCCTTGATCTTTTCGCCCTCGGCATCAGTACCCATGGCCAAATCTTGCTCGACGCGACACAGCTTATCTACGTATCCCTGATACGATTTCATGCAGTCCTCGGCCAAATGCAGATGAGTAGAGTACTTCGACAGCTGCTTCTGATATTGAGGCATCTTCTTGATCATTTGCGACAAATCCTTCATCGACTGCTTTTCACTCTGCGTCAATTTCTTTGATTCAGTGAATGACTTTAAGTACTGCGTAACGCTTTGCGATACTACAGCAATATGCTGGTGGCGCAAATCGACCCACAAATCATCGTTCTCGTCTAGCAGTACCTCCTTTTCAGCCGCATTCGGAGACGGTATGAACTTGAACACATCGTTCACGATCGGCAGCAGATCGTACGCCATCGCCTGCAACGTTAGCTCGTGCAAGAGCGGTGAAACACAGTCGAAACCTCGATCTAGGATGAGCAACTGAGAACGGGCCTTCTCTGGACCTTCACCCATTGTTGGCTCATCAGCCTTGTATGCATCCAGTTTCTGCTGTACCATCTGTGCCAGCTCCACATTACCATCCCATTCGCTACAAAAAAGCAGAGGAAAATGGATCAAAAAGGTAAGCGTATGCTATCTCTATAGCTGAAGGGCTGCTTCTTCTTACCTACGGTAGCGAACGGAAGGATACTCCCCCAGAGTAGCACACAGAGTCGCGATCTGTTCGGCGATACGTTCCATGTTGCCACTACGTGCTGAAGCTAGAGCCGGCGAGTAAGCACACTGGAAGGTAACTGGTGAATCCAGCGAATAGACCTACAATATAAAATATATCATATGAAGCTTATGGGAAATACGTAAGCTGTTTATGAAATTCATCCATAACTAAAAAAGCAAATTTTTTACAATATTTAACGCATAGATAGAGTGATAAATAATAGTATCACAAGCTGCAGTGCCAAAAGAAAAATGTAAGCCTCGCCCGTTCTTATTTACATACAAAAGCAACACAAGAAATTAATGTTAGCAAACACACTACAACTCTGCACACCTGCGACTCGTAGGGCAGAAAAGCGATGTTAATTTCCTTcaatgttttgattttacGCGAAACGACGGATTTGCAGATGTCATTGAACAGCTCCTCCGGACATACTGGAAGACGATTAGGCGGTCATGTGAGATTTTTTAAATGAGAAAAAAGGTTATGATATGGTTAGTAATGGGAATAGGCACTTTTGTATGCAAATAGAGCATCCTGAAAGTTATATGCACAAGTCCTGAAAGGTATATGCGTTATTATATATTAGTCGCGAGAAAGCTAAAGTAAATTGTGTAACCTCCACCGGTCAGGCAGAATTTTGGCGCACATTTATGTTATGGTGTGTAGTTgaagaaaattaagaaaaaaaaatcaatattcacCTGTGCTTCATACGCAACAAATGCTAGATTCAACTCTTTACACGCTTTCATAAACTTGACCACTGTACCCTTGCTCAGGATATCAAACAGTTCATCTGGCACCGCTAATTTTGAGCAATTTTAACGATTCAGACACATTCCAAATGAATTATCTGACGCTTCGTTTCAAGAACACAAGAACAGGAATCGTCTCACGTAATACGTACCTTCCGTGAAGAACACATGGGCAGCTTTATATGTTGGTTTGGCAGGATTTTCAAAATCCCGCATCAACAGACGGATCGAGTCTTCGGAGGGCGTGATCAAGTAGACTGCTTCGATGGCTGGCAATGGTTCACGCTTCTTATGGATGTCTTCCACCACTGCAGACGCACCAAGAGATACGGGAATattatcaacaaaaaaaacccactgACAAATGTTAACGTATAGATTCACTTACGAGTGATTCCCTCCGCGCTGATTTCGTGCATCTTGGTGCATGCTGAAACCATACGCATCGCCAGCTGGTCGACGATCAAGATCCGCCATTCGGTTCCAGGTTTGCCGTCAGATTTCGTCTTGCTGCGAACGACCTCGTTCATAATCTCTATAAAATTTATTATAGTTTATATACTCATTGGCTACCCTTACTAGTTGGCGTATGCTGTTCTTTAGTTCCCAGTTCCCCATAAAAAAGGTTAATTTAGTGGAAAACTCAAAGATAGTTTGTTTTGATAGTGCGGCATTACGTTAACGTGCTTAGCCCACAGAACGAGACTTCCTGCATCAACAGGATGTGCGGTATTCTCGCACATTCTGCCATCATCCTTTGTTGTGGTGCTGCGCAAGTGCAATCGGAAAATCGATATcggatttttccttcttccgtgCTCACATTAAAAATAGGCCCATCGCATTCCACTGCGTATCTATGCGGCGCTGCCCTTATCACACCTTAATTGACCATTGAGTGTAGTGAATCATCCAACATCTCTCGGCAGGAAACACACATTGAGATGAAGAACAATGCTGTAGATAGTATATTCATACTCATCCACGCAAATCTTTTCCGAATATTTCGCTATGGAAACGGGAGGGGCGTTTTGCGTGTGCCTTACTCATCCGGAGGGGCACACTTTGCTTCGCCAAAAAGATCATTTTGCAATATCTCAAACACTCGgaatgcaccaccagcactataATGTACAtataataaacataaaactcaCTTTGTCCGACCAGTAGCTTTAGAGCCATCTTTACTTTTTCAGATTTTTCCACCGAGTGTTCTGAAAAATACGCCTTTCCGTAGAGTTTTCCGACCAGCAGCGATGTCAAAATTGACGCAGTTCCAGTGTAGCCAGTTCGTGCCTGCGATATTCAATAACAAACGATATTTTGCCTTGTCTTTTTATCGATTGATGgtcaatatttcaaacatttatCGATCCAACCGTtaatatttatcaaaaaaaagaacaattttACTTTAACGAGCAATTATGTACAACCAGGAGTACAAATCTCTTATGTCTATTATTCCAAAAAACAACTGACCGACAAATATTTGTAACAGTTTTACTTAAACCAGGGCCAGAAATTCTGTTGATACTTAAAATGCTTTCACGATCCCAAAAAGTAAAGTTCAGTAGGTCTCTTTTTATTaggtatttttattttattccactgaaatatttttaatagaAGTAAATATGGCCTTATCCGCTAGACGCATTGATGATTGCAATGCCgcttttcaaattttccatcGAACATCACCTTCGCATTCCTAAAACTATTATAAAGGCTGGGTATTTTCTTTAAAAGCTTCGTATGACTGAGAATTACTGGTCTGCATCAGATCCCATACGTACATCACAATGCAATGCTGTTCGGTTGAGTGAGCTGACGTCATGGTAATGTCGGTCATTCGTAGTAATAAAAACTGCTTATTCTTTCTTTAGCGATCCCAGGTCGGTAAGGAACGATTTAGGGGTAAGAATGTGAGACGAACCGATGTACACTTCCCAGTTCTTCACTGCAGCTGTTACTTCGTAGGCGCAACGAATTTCCGAGTAGCTGCATCCGCCAACGACGAACACAATCAACCTCGGTAGATTCTTAATGGccgccttctccttctgccagTTACCGAAGCGTGCACTTCTGTAGACGCATAGAGAACCAACATTATTGTCAGAGTTACACGCGCAAGTCGATCCTGTCTAATTAATTACCCTGTTGGTGCATGTCCTGCGATCATCTTTCTGCCTCCGAGGAAGGGGAAATGACGTTCATCTAGCTTATTGTCGATTGCATCCTCCATAATATCCTTGATGACCGGAGTCCAGCGTGACTGGTATGTATTTTCTCGTTCCTTTCTCGGTACAGTGTAGGTATTGTGATTGTCCTACGagataaaattgatttcagaTTTATGCAACTAAATTAGCAACAAATAGGAAATACTGTAACGATAAGCTTACATCTGTGAGGACATTGATACCCAAGTGGGTCAAATTGTGAATCATTTCACGTTCCTTTTGATCGATCTGAGAATGTTTGAGCAATTTTGTAAGATTCTCCTCCGAGATACCATTTTTGATCATCACGTAGAGTGCCATGATTCGCACTTTATCATAGTTTGATACACTTTGATCGAGAAGGATCGGTGATATATTGCGCATATGATCTCTGATCCTTTCGCCCTCGGTATCGGTTCCCATGGCCAAGTCTTGCTCGACAGGATACAACTTATCCACGTGTTTATTATATGAAGTCATGCAGTCCTCCGCCAGATTCAGATGGGTCGAATACATCGACAGTTGCTTCTGGTACTGAGGCATTGTTTTGATCATCTGAGACAGATCCTTCATCGACTGCTGTTCACTCTGCCGCATTTTCTTTGATTCGGTGATCGATTTGAGGTATCCCCTTACGCTTTTCAGCACCTCAGCAATATGCTGGTGGCGCAGAGTGACCCATAGTTCATCATTTTCGTCTAGCAGTACCTCCTTTTCAGCCGCAGTCTTGGAAGGACTGAACTTGTATACATCATTGACAATCGGCAGCAGATCATAGGCCATCGCCTGCAACGTTAGCTCGTGCAAGAGCGGTGAAACACAATCGAAACCTCGATCGAGGATGAGAAGTTGAGAACGGGCTTTCTCTGGACCTTCACCCATCGTTGGCTCTTCGGCCTTGTAAACGTCCAGTTTCCGCTGTATCATCTGGGCCAGCTCCACGTTACCGTCCCATTCGCTACGAAGGCATAAGGAAATGAACCCCAGAAATAACGGTATGCTCTCTAATGATCAAAAGATTGTTTCTTCTTACCTACGGTATCGAATGGAAGGATATTCACCCAAATTAGCACACAGAGTCGCGATCTGTTCGGCGATACGTTCCATGTGGCCACTACGTTCCGGTGCGCGCGCTGGTGAGTAAGCATACCGGAAAGTATCCGGCGAGTCTAGTGTAAAGACCTGAGGAAATACGATACGTTAAAGTAGCAGAAACGTACAACAACAGTTTATAAACCGTTGGAACATTAAGATGTCTTTTTTTACGACAAACAAAtataaagaaaaagataatATGAATAGTataaaaagaacagaaaagatTACGTCGtaagccacaaaacaaaaacgaataGTTATTAATAAGCATCCTTTATACCGTCAATCAGTTCCTCCGATCAAACTGGAAAGCCATTATGCTGCATGTTTGATATGTTTaatgagaaaaaatattatgaaAGCATGAAATTATTATACGAGTGGGTGTTAAAAGGATGAATGGTTTTTTAACAACGGACAGTATGTTAGTCACATTATAACTATTGCTCAATGGTTGCAATTGGCGACACCTCCACCGGCTAAACTATCATCCCGTATTTTAATTTTGCCAATTCGCGCTTGGAGCCGAGTtgaataaaaaagaacaataTTCACCTGTGATTCATAGGCAATGAAAGCTAGATTCAACTCTTTACAAGCTTTCATAAACTTGACCACGGGACCCTTGCTCAGGATATCAAACAATTCATCAGGAACCGCTAACGGTTGGATACAGTACAGTTTTAACGATTCAGATACATTCGATACGAATTGGGTGGCTTTTCATCTAAAGAGCAATACAAATACTTGCCTTCCGTAAAGAACACATGGGCGGCTTTATATGTGGGCTTCGAGGGTTTTTCAAAGTCCCGCATTAAACGGCGGATCGAGTCTTCAGAGGGCGTGATCAGATAAACTGCTTCAATCGATGGCAGCGGTTCACGCTTCTTGTTGATGTCTTCCACCACTGCAGGAGCATCAAGATATACAAGAAAATTATGAATAAAAACCATGGATAACGTTAACGCATAGATTCACTTACGAGTGATACCCTCCGCACTGATTTCGTGCATCTTGGTGCATGCCGAAACTATACGCATCGCCAGCTTGTCGACGATCAAGACACGCCATTCCGCTTTCTCGTTACTGCGGACGACCTCGTTCAGAATTTCTATCAATAGATCAGTAAAACACAATTTGAAAACCATATAACATTTGTCCAGAGTTCAGCTCCATTGAGAATGAGTCATTCGGCGAGCACTACGGAACGATCGTAGATTATCAACACGCACTGATTCACCACCGAAAATCTTTCCGCGTCATCGAATGggcgttttcctttttcccgcgACCGATCCAGGAAGGTATTTTATAGATGGGAAAAGTATGTGAACCAAATGATTCATcgataaatgtttaaacttACTTTGTCCTACCACTTTTTTCAGCACCATTTTTGCTGGATCGCCTTGTTTTGGTGTCTTTAATGTTTTGCAGTGAACGTCACGTACTTCCAGTGCTGCCAAGCTAAACACCCATAAAACGTGATAAGAgttttttcggctgttttttacaaatttaaatattatatCAACGGTGGAATCTTACCAACGGTGCTCGCTCTTCCAAATCTCATTTTCCACGAACAACAACTTCAACGCACGgtacattttatttattgctgCGGAAATACAGCTTAGTGCTGCTCAACCTGCTCTGTATTTGATCGAAGGATTTACCTTTCGTTTCgggcacaaacaaaaatacaaaGAGCGCTCCTGCGGCGCAGAAACCCGCGAATAGCCAGAATGTTCCAGCTTCACCAAGTCCATCGCGCAAAGGATTAAAGGTTTTCGTGAGCATGAAAGACAATGCATTACTAGTAAAAATCGCAAGAGAACTAGCAAAATCTTTCACATCGACAGCGAATATCTCACCAATGATGATCCACGGGACAGGACCAAATCCAATAGAGAACATGGTCACAAACATGGACAGCGCCAGCACTGGTAACCATTCGAGGTTTTCCACTTGAGTCGGACTGCTATGCAGTAGATGAAAGTAGACGCCCAGGGTAACATGTGAGGCACACATCACTACGGCCGAAATCATCAACAACCACCGGCGCCCTACGCGGTCTACGGCCAAGGATGCAATCAACGTCCCAAACAACTGCATTGCtccaacgatgatggtggctacTCCATGGTTCAAGGAATCCGAGGCGTTCTACTGAGGAAAGATGACGCGATTAAAGGCTTGAGCTAGACGATGCACCGAGAGAGTATCATACCATAAAGATATCGGTCGCGTAGAATAGAACAGCGTTTATGCCCGACATTTGCAGGAACGTGACCAAACCAATCATGGCCAGTAGGGCGCTGGTAGTGCCGGGTTGAAGGAGCGACAGACGGAGAGATCTTTTTGGTGCATTCAGTAAAGCATCCTGCTGGGTCTGCAGCAAATCTATCTCAGTGACTGCGTTACTTTTCGGACCCTGAAGCCACTTTAGCACCTCGATAGCCTTGCTTCTGTGACCTTGTTTAAGCTGTGAAAAAATATCACCATCGTGATATTAGTCTAAAACAAAATCTATCGTTCAAATCGTCTTACCAAATGGGATGGCGTTTCAGGCATGAAGATAAACAGTGGGCCAAACAGTAGAACGGTGGAGGCCGATATAATATTGAGCTGAAACACGTTCACTGCGGTAGATACACTGAACGATATGAGCATGCCCAAGTTAAGCATGAGTTGGAAGAAGCTTCCTATTGTACCACGAATCTTTTGATCCGCTATCTCGCCAATGTAGATTGGTACGGCCATGGTATATGCACCGACTGCCAAACCTTGGCACAGTCTGCCGATGTACAACATTGCCACATTCTGGGCCCACGTTATTAATACCCAACCTGCGAAGAAAAGCAATCAGCAGCTACGTGAAATGATCCCAAGAGATTGCATGGACTTGCGAATGCTGTTGAACTGACCGATTAGAAGCGGAATAACGAAGAATAAGATCGTGTTTTTTCGTCCAATCGATTTAAGCATAATTCCACAAGGTATGGCAATTAGGGCACCACCGAGCGGCATGAAGCCTATGACCCAGGAGAATTCATCGTTGTCCAACTCGACGAGCCCCTGTCCCTCGTCAACTAATTGAGGACCGGCTGGGGCAGACCACCCGAACACCATCCCGGACGACAGAGCGCAATAGCATGCTGCAACAACGGAAGGATTTAATTTTCAGCGACACATTTAGCCCGACACTCTGCACTTGATTGTAACTTCAATAACTCGATTTATCAGGAAGGATACAATTAGAAAGTCATGCTACGCATTCCATCATTACACTATCTACCTGCTAACGCTGCAATATACTGATTTTGATACGCGAAACGGTATGGTAGGTTTATCATTCCGAACCCTTCCAGCAACGAGCATGTGCCTGTAACCGGTCGCACAGTAACGTAAATACTGGCGGTAAGGTTCAAAATCTAACCACGAGGAAGGCATGTTTGGGGCGGCAAGCATCAGTTTACCGATAAGGGACCGCAGCGTAAGCCATAGTAAAGTTACTTTGCCTTATCTATTTGCCGTCTCTCGTGTAATCCCTATTCGGGATTTGATTGATGAGTCACGTTTACCTCAGGTTCCCAAATTTATCTCAGTTCATTCATTGGGTGTCGCCAATGAGTGGTGGGTAAACAATGGAAGGGTATTATAAGGACAAGCACGCGCAACGAACCAATGCGTTGTATGGCGATGGCGCGACATTGAGGCGCAGCGcttgagactcgcccggcttcggtgggctgagCAAGCCATGAGAATGGGAGCCGACGACCCAgtccgtaaagtcttcttaggacTTCGATCGCCGATAAGTAAAAATCCTGAAACAAGTATTGACGATATATGATGCTCTAGGTCGTGCCTCGATAGTGCCCAACGTTCTAACACTCTCACCGTCTGTTAATGCTGGAAAATGCTTGGTTTATTGCTGAAACtatacaaaaacaaacaaattttaaaCTCCTCCAAACATGAATGAGCCAActgagcaaacaaaaatccaaGTAGCTCAATTTTTTTGAAAAGCGACAAGAAGCCAAAAAGGGGACTACACCcctgtgccgttgttttggttttgaggttagaaaccCGAGTTTCGCTGTTAAAAGAGAGAAATTTTTAACTTTTGAACAATTTTCATGAATTTGGCGATATagataaaggtgataagagTACATGAGCATCAGTTGACACACGGAAAGTGCAAGAAACCTGAAAGACAAgcacaaaaaaggattctaaatcctTCAGACCCATCCGAATCGTGAGGCATTTTGTTGGGAATGAATTATGCTGGTTATTTGACACAGCTTGGATTTTTCGCAGAGTttcgttgttgcttttttaaataaattcccCCTACGGCGTTTCCGGCGCATCGTGTATTCCGACCGGTTTGCGCTACACGTCGAGCAAGGTTTACCGGCGGCTGAAGGACGAGCCTCAAGATGACACAGCAGCTGAAGGATCAACTAAAGTTTGATATCGTGAGTGTTTGCTGTAGCCAAAGATGCCGGATATGATCGGTTCCAGTTTTATATTAATTTCTTGCTAAACTCTTACAGGAATGGGGCCACGAAAGACTGGTGAGGGCACAACAGACCGTGGAGGTGCGACCGTATGATGTTGAATCATGGTCCTTGCTTGTTCGCGAAGGCCAGAGCCGGCATGTTAACGAGGTATGATAAAGAGCGCCACCCGGTGCCGTTGCATTACCAGCTTCAATCATTCCGCTTCTCGCTTCCAGGTACGTTCGCTTTACGAATCCTTGGTAAGCGTGTTCCCAACTACTGCTCGGTACTGGAAGGTGTACATCGAGCAGGAGATGAAGTACCGGAACTATGAGCGCGTAGAGAAACTGTTTCAGCGGTGCCTGGTGAAAATTTTAAACATCGATCTATGGAAACTGTACCTGACCTAcgtgaaggaaacgaaagccGGACTAAGCACCCATAAGTGAGTGTTCACTTCTTTGGTTTACTCTAGATTCTACTGGAAGTGTAACCGATTCTCTCCCGTTTGCAGAGAAAAGATGGCCCAAGCGTACGATTTTGCCCTGGAAAAGATTGGTATGGATCTTCATTCGTTTTCCATCTGGACGGATTACATTGCATTTCTGAAGAGCGTCGAGGCGGTCGGAAGCTACGCGGAAAACCAAAAGATTACTGCCGTACGGAAGGTGTATCAGCGTGCCGTCATTACGCCCATCATCGGTATCGAGCATCTTTGGAAAGAATATATTGCTTTCGAGCACAACATCAATCCCATCATATCGGAGAAGATGAATCTGGAGCGCTCGAGAGACTACATGAATGCGAGGCGTGTCGCAAAGGAACTGGAGATTGTTACTAAGGGCTTGAATCGCAATCTACCGGCAGTACCACCGACTGTCACCAAGGAGGAAGTCAAGCAGGTAAACGTGCACACAATACAACGCACCATCGCAGCTGTGTTAATTGAACAGGGAATTATTTGATCTCGTCTGATCTCGTAGGTTGAACTGTGGAAAAAGTACATTGCATTTGAGAAGTCGAACCCGTTACGTAGCGAAGACAATGCGCTTGTCACTCGTCGTGTAATGTTCGCCATCGAACAGTGTCTGCTGGTGCTCACTCACCATCCGGCCGTGTGGCATCAGGCAGCACAGTATTTAGATCAGA
The sequence above is a segment of the Anopheles darlingi chromosome 2, idAnoDarlMG_H_01, whole genome shotgun sequence genome. Coding sequences within it:
- the LOC125951522 gene encoding facilitated trehalose transporter Tret1-like is translated as MLYIGRLCQGLAVGAYTMAVPIYIGEIADQKIRGTIGSFFQLMLNLGMLISFSVSTAVNVFQLNIISASTVLLFGPLFIFMPETPSHLLKQGHRSKAIEVLKWLQGPKSNAVTEIDLLQTQQDALLNAPKRSLRLSLLQPGTTSALLAMIGLVTFLQMSGINAVLFYATDIFMNASDSLNHGVATIIVGAMQLFGTLIASLAVDRVGRRWLLMISAVVMCASHVTLGVYFHLLHSSPTQVENLEWLPVLALSMFVTMFSIGFGPVPWIIIGEIFAVDVKDFASSLAIFTSNALSFMLTKTFNPLRDGLGEAGTFWLFAGFCAAGALFVFLFVPETKGKSFDQIQSRLSSTKLYFRSNK